One genomic segment of Microbacterium sp. ProA8 includes these proteins:
- the ileS gene encoding isoleucine--tRNA ligase codes for MTYPRPSAFGPAADAAPASVVPSPRFPDIERETLAFWEADQTFRASIDQRDGADEWVFYDGPPFANGLPHYGHLLTGYAKDVFPRFQTMRGKKVDRVFGWDTHGLPAELEAMKQLGITEKSEIEAMGIATFNAKSRESVLAYTREWEDYVTRQARWVDFERGYKTLDLTYMESVLWAFKTIYDKGLAYEGHRVLPYCWRDETPLSAHELRMDDDVYKMRQDPSVTVTFPLTGVKAEALGLTAVRALAWTTTPWTLPTNLALAVRPDIRYVVVPGGPNGAADVHRDDEPAEAESHRYLLAEELLAGYAKDLGYESAEAAREAVQQTVLGADLEDVTYDRLFDYYADAATWGTQSAWRILVDDYVTTGDGTGIVHQAPAFGEDDQRVTEAAGIPLIMSLDDGGRFLPQATDVAGQLWMDANRPLIRLLRQEGRLLREASYEHSYPHCWRCRNPLIYRAVSSWFVRVTDIKDRMLANNEQITWVPENVKHGQFGKWLEGARDWSVSRNRYWGSPIPVWKSDDPEHPRVDVYGSLEELERDFGRLPRNAEGEVDLHRPFIDDLTRPNPDDPTGRSTMRRIEDVFDVWFDSGSMPYAQVHYPFENQQWFDEHAPADFIVEYIGQTRGWFYVMHVLSTALFDRPAFTGVSCHGIVLGSDGLKMSKSLQNYPDVSEVFDRDGSDAMRWFLMSSSVLRGGNLIVTEEGIRAGVREFLLPLWSAWYFFATYANAAGGPSTGSGTVDGGYQASWRTDSTDVLDRYILALTGELVRDVAADLEALDSTLAAAKLRDFTEALTNWYIRRSRDRFWVGVSGDARSREAFDTLYTVLETLTRVAAPLIPLVSEKVWQGLTGGRSVHLQDWPDADAFPAADDIRTAMDAVREASSVANALRKKEGRRVRLPLPTLTVAVTDAASLAQFEGILRDELNVKSVELIELGEDVSARYGISKRLTVNARAVGPRLGKQVQHIIAGAKAGVWEERDGGVVVDGIALQPGEYELSLEAGGVADGTAIALLSGEGFVLLDTTTTPELEAEGLARDVIRAVQDTRKAAGFDVSDRIRLGLLFDDAADAEAVAAAFDVANVAGETLAVAHNVRSRAAELVAAGNGDAPVEYEAVIDAGTYANRGGFTVSVGRMEVAR; via the coding sequence ATGACCTACCCCCGCCCCTCCGCCTTCGGACCCGCGGCCGACGCGGCGCCTGCATCCGTCGTTCCCAGCCCGCGCTTCCCCGACATCGAGCGGGAGACCCTTGCTTTCTGGGAGGCCGACCAGACCTTCCGCGCGTCCATCGATCAGCGCGACGGCGCCGACGAGTGGGTCTTCTACGACGGCCCGCCCTTCGCGAACGGCCTGCCGCACTACGGCCATCTCCTCACCGGCTACGCCAAGGACGTCTTCCCGCGCTTCCAGACCATGCGCGGCAAGAAGGTGGATCGCGTCTTCGGCTGGGACACGCACGGCCTTCCCGCCGAGCTGGAGGCGATGAAGCAGCTCGGCATCACCGAGAAGAGCGAGATCGAGGCGATGGGCATCGCCACGTTCAACGCGAAGTCTCGCGAGTCGGTGCTCGCGTACACGCGCGAGTGGGAGGACTACGTCACCCGCCAGGCGCGCTGGGTCGACTTCGAGCGCGGCTACAAGACGCTGGACCTCACCTACATGGAGTCCGTGCTCTGGGCGTTCAAGACGATCTACGACAAGGGCCTCGCCTACGAGGGGCACCGCGTGCTGCCGTACTGCTGGCGCGACGAGACGCCGCTCTCGGCGCACGAGCTGCGCATGGACGACGACGTCTACAAGATGCGTCAGGATCCCTCGGTCACGGTCACGTTCCCGCTGACGGGCGTGAAGGCCGAGGCGCTCGGCCTGACCGCCGTGCGGGCGCTGGCATGGACGACGACACCCTGGACGCTGCCGACGAACCTCGCCCTCGCCGTCAGGCCCGACATCCGCTACGTCGTCGTGCCCGGCGGCCCGAACGGCGCGGCGGATGTGCACCGCGACGACGAGCCCGCCGAGGCCGAGTCGCACCGGTACCTGCTCGCCGAGGAGCTGCTGGCCGGCTACGCCAAGGACCTCGGCTACGAGTCGGCAGAGGCCGCGCGCGAGGCGGTGCAGCAGACCGTCCTCGGTGCCGATCTCGAGGACGTCACCTACGACCGCCTCTTCGACTACTACGCGGATGCCGCGACCTGGGGCACGCAGAGCGCCTGGCGCATCCTCGTCGACGACTACGTGACCACCGGCGACGGCACCGGCATCGTCCACCAGGCTCCGGCCTTCGGTGAGGACGACCAGCGGGTGACCGAGGCCGCCGGCATCCCGCTCATCATGAGCCTCGACGATGGAGGGCGCTTCCTGCCGCAGGCGACGGATGTCGCGGGCCAGCTGTGGATGGACGCCAACCGCCCGCTGATCAGGCTGCTCCGCCAGGAGGGCCGCCTCCTCCGCGAGGCGAGCTACGAGCACTCGTATCCGCACTGCTGGCGGTGCCGCAACCCGCTCATCTACCGCGCCGTCTCGAGCTGGTTCGTCCGCGTGACCGACATCAAGGACCGCATGCTCGCGAACAACGAGCAGATCACCTGGGTGCCTGAGAACGTCAAGCACGGCCAGTTCGGCAAGTGGCTCGAGGGGGCGCGCGACTGGTCGGTGAGCCGCAACCGCTACTGGGGCTCGCCCATCCCGGTGTGGAAGAGCGACGACCCCGAGCACCCCCGCGTCGACGTGTACGGCTCGCTCGAGGAGCTCGAGCGCGACTTCGGTCGCCTGCCGCGCAACGCCGAGGGCGAGGTCGATCTGCATCGGCCGTTCATCGACGACCTCACCCGCCCGAACCCCGACGACCCGACGGGCCGCAGCACCATGCGCCGCATCGAGGACGTCTTCGATGTGTGGTTCGACTCCGGCTCGATGCCGTACGCGCAGGTGCACTATCCGTTCGAGAACCAGCAGTGGTTCGACGAGCACGCACCGGCGGATTTCATCGTCGAGTACATCGGGCAGACCCGCGGCTGGTTCTACGTCATGCACGTGCTGTCGACCGCGCTGTTCGACCGGCCGGCCTTCACCGGGGTCTCGTGTCACGGCATCGTGCTGGGCAGCGACGGCCTGAAGATGTCGAAATCGCTGCAGAACTATCCCGACGTCAGCGAGGTGTTCGACCGCGACGGCTCGGACGCGATGCGCTGGTTCCTGATGTCGAGCTCCGTCCTGCGCGGCGGCAACCTCATCGTCACCGAGGAGGGGATCCGCGCCGGGGTGCGCGAGTTCCTGCTGCCCCTGTGGAGCGCGTGGTACTTCTTCGCGACCTACGCCAACGCCGCCGGCGGCCCTTCGACAGGCTCTGGGACCGTGGACGGGGGCTATCAGGCCTCGTGGCGCACCGATTCGACGGACGTGCTGGATCGCTACATCCTCGCGCTCACCGGCGAGCTGGTGCGGGATGTCGCCGCCGACCTCGAGGCGCTGGATTCGACGCTCGCCGCGGCGAAGCTGCGCGACTTCACCGAGGCGCTGACCAACTGGTACATCCGCCGCTCGCGCGATCGCTTCTGGGTCGGTGTCTCCGGCGATGCCAGGAGTCGCGAGGCGTTCGACACGCTGTACACGGTGCTCGAGACGCTGACGCGCGTCGCCGCCCCGCTCATCCCGCTCGTCTCCGAGAAGGTCTGGCAGGGACTCACCGGCGGGCGCAGCGTGCACCTGCAGGACTGGCCCGACGCCGACGCCTTCCCGGCGGCAGACGACATCCGCACCGCGATGGATGCCGTGCGCGAGGCGTCCAGCGTCGCCAATGCGCTGCGCAAGAAGGAGGGCCGCCGCGTGCGCCTGCCGCTTCCGACGCTCACCGTGGCGGTGACGGATGCCGCATCTCTTGCGCAGTTCGAGGGCATCCTGCGCGACGAGCTCAACGTGAAGTCGGTCGAGCTGATCGAACTGGGCGAAGACGTGTCGGCGCGCTACGGCATCAGCAAGCGCCTCACCGTCAACGCGCGTGCCGTGGGCCCGCGCCTCGGCAAGCAGGTGCAGCACATCATCGCCGGTGCCAAGGCGGGAGTGTGGGAAGAGCGTGACGGAGGCGTGGTCGTCGACGGCATCGCGCTGCAGCCGGGGGAGTACGAGCTCAGCCTGGAGGCGGGCGGCGTCGCGGACGGCACGGCCATCGCGCTGCTGTCGGGCGAGGGCTTCGTGCTCCTCGACACCACGACGACTCCCGAGCTCGAGGCCGAGGGCCTGGCCCGCGACGTGATCCGCGCGGTGCAGGACACCCGCAAGGCGGCCGGATTCGACGTCAGCGACCGCATCCGCCTCGGGCTGCTCTTCGACGACGCGGCGGACGCGGAGGCGGTCGCCGCCGCATTCGATGTCGCGAACGTCGCGGGCGAGACCCTCGCCGTCGCGCACAACGTGCGCTCGCGGGCCGCCGAGCTCGTCGCCGCGGGCAACGGCGACGCTCCGGTGGAGTACGAGGCGGTGATCGACGCGGGGACCTACGCCAACCGCGGCGGGTTCACGGTCTCGGTGGGCCGGATGGAGGTCGCGCGATGA
- a CDS encoding MFS transporter, producing MTAAAPESALVPESAPTRRVAWASMVGTSLESFDFYLFAYFSAFFVGPLFFDPLGQFGATSAAFLTIALAFVVRPIGAVIFGYMGDRVGRRATLLWTVGIMGVATGLIGLLPTYAQAGWLGAALLIVLRIVQGLSLGGEWGGSILIATENSGPVKRAFYAAIPQLGSPVGSILSATVFIVLTAVLPAEQIAEWGWRIPFLLAIPLLLVSLYLRWSISETPVFEGVVAQGRRDRVPFVTMFAKRPGAMAIAIGAALLGIGSYSLMNTYTVNYGVEQLGFSFQDLLIATTIGGLLQLVTIPLFGGWAARIGSARVVLWGALGTLLITFPMYFLLQFATFPILVATMLIGGILPTMAWAALGGLMNDLFPDRFRYSALSFAYALAATISGFVPYLTLTLGEATDYAWWHPGVILAIMSAVTLVSAWLATRRAVEPELATDPASATATATA from the coding sequence GTGACCGCAGCCGCACCCGAATCCGCTCTGGTTCCCGAATCCGCCCCGACGCGCCGTGTCGCGTGGGCCTCGATGGTGGGAACCTCGCTGGAATCCTTCGATTTCTACCTGTTCGCCTACTTCTCGGCGTTCTTCGTCGGGCCGCTCTTCTTCGACCCGCTCGGGCAGTTCGGTGCGACCAGCGCCGCGTTCCTGACGATCGCGCTCGCCTTCGTGGTGCGACCGATCGGCGCCGTGATCTTCGGCTACATGGGCGACCGCGTCGGCCGGCGGGCCACACTGCTGTGGACGGTGGGCATCATGGGCGTCGCCACGGGGCTCATCGGCCTCCTCCCGACGTACGCGCAGGCGGGCTGGCTCGGAGCCGCCCTCCTGATCGTGCTGCGCATCGTTCAGGGTCTGTCCCTGGGCGGCGAGTGGGGCGGCTCGATCCTGATCGCGACCGAGAACTCCGGTCCCGTCAAGCGCGCGTTCTACGCCGCGATCCCGCAGCTCGGCTCCCCTGTCGGCTCGATCCTCTCGGCGACGGTCTTCATCGTCCTCACGGCGGTGCTTCCCGCCGAGCAGATCGCGGAGTGGGGATGGCGCATCCCGTTCCTCCTTGCGATCCCGCTGCTGCTCGTCTCGCTGTACCTGCGCTGGTCGATCTCCGAGACCCCGGTGTTCGAGGGCGTCGTCGCTCAGGGTCGCCGCGACCGTGTTCCCTTCGTGACCATGTTCGCGAAGCGTCCCGGCGCGATGGCCATCGCCATCGGCGCGGCGCTGCTGGGCATCGGGTCGTACTCGCTCATGAACACCTACACGGTCAACTACGGGGTGGAGCAGCTGGGCTTCAGCTTCCAGGACCTGCTCATCGCGACGACGATCGGCGGCCTGCTGCAGCTCGTGACCATCCCGCTGTTCGGAGGGTGGGCGGCCCGCATCGGCTCGGCGCGCGTCGTGCTCTGGGGCGCGCTCGGGACGCTGCTCATCACGTTCCCGATGTACTTCCTGCTCCAGTTCGCGACCTTCCCGATCCTCGTGGCGACGATGCTGATCGGCGGCATCCTTCCGACGATGGCGTGGGCGGCGCTCGGTGGCCTCATGAACGACCTCTTCCCCGACCGCTTCCGCTACTCGGCGCTCTCTTTCGCCTACGCACTGGCCGCGACGATCAGCGGGTTCGTCCCCTACCTCACCCTCACGCTCGGTGAGGCGACGGACTACGCGTGGTGGCACCCCGGTGTGATCCTCGCGATCATGTCGGCCGTCACCCTCGTGTCCGCGTGGCTCGCCACGCGCCGTGCCGTCGAGCCCGAGCTGGCGACCGACCCCGCGAGCGCGACGGCGACCGCGACGGCCTGA
- the valS gene encoding valine--tRNA ligase produces MTDARPAQGPIPDKPALEGLEDKWDAAWSRQGTYLFDRARAAQVGREGVYSVDTPPPTASGSLHIGHVFSFTHTDLKVRYERMRGKTVFYPMGWDDNGLPTERRVQNYYGVRCDPSLAYEPDFTPPFEGGDNKSSRAADQVPISRRNFIELCERLTVEDEKHFEALFRQLGLSVDWTQTYRTISDDTIRTSQRAFLRNLERGEAYQDLAPTMWDIDFRTAIAQAELEEREQPAAFHRVAFHKTDGSGDVHIETTRPELLAACVALVAHPDDERYQPLFGTTVRTPLFEVEVPVLAHPLAQPDKGSGIAMICTFGDVTDIIWWRELNLPNRTILGLDGRIVPEAPEAIETDAGTAAYAELAGKTVFSAKKRVVELLQESGELVGDPKPFTHVVKFYEKGDRPMEIVSTRQWYIRNGARDEALREKLITLGKQMSWHPDFMRVRFENWTNGLTGDWLVSRQRFFGVPIPVWYALDENGERDYDRVITPDHASLPVDPSIDVPPGFSADQRGVPGGFEGENDIFDTWATSSLTPQLAGGWERDPELWNLVAPFDMRPQGQDIIRTWLFSTLLRSALEDDRAPWTDAAISGFIVDPDRKKMSKSKGNVVTPADILSQHGSDAVRYWAASSRLGTDAAFDPQNPTQVKIGRRLAIKVLNAAKFVLSFPVPEGAQVTHALDASMLTALDAVVRDATKALDAYDHARALELTESFFWTFCDDYLELVKERAYNQTDVGQASAALALRIALSTLLRLFAPVLAFAAEESWSWFNEGSVHNAPWPEPLGIEGDPAVLRIVGEALIGVRRAKTEAKVSQKAQVSHVTIGATADAIAALRLAEGDLKAVGRIAEIRYDGADALSVTDIELAPQED; encoded by the coding sequence ATGACCGACGCTCGCCCCGCACAGGGACCGATTCCGGACAAGCCCGCACTAGAGGGCCTCGAGGACAAGTGGGATGCGGCGTGGTCCCGGCAGGGCACCTACCTGTTCGATCGCGCGCGGGCCGCGCAGGTGGGTCGCGAGGGCGTCTACTCGGTCGACACTCCCCCGCCGACCGCGTCGGGAAGCCTTCACATCGGGCACGTCTTCTCGTTCACGCACACCGACCTCAAGGTGCGGTACGAGCGCATGCGCGGCAAGACCGTGTTCTACCCGATGGGCTGGGATGACAACGGCCTGCCCACCGAGCGCCGCGTGCAGAACTACTACGGGGTGCGCTGCGACCCGTCGCTCGCGTACGAGCCGGACTTCACGCCGCCGTTCGAGGGCGGCGACAACAAGTCGAGTCGCGCCGCCGACCAGGTGCCGATCAGCCGCCGGAACTTCATCGAGCTGTGCGAGCGGCTGACCGTCGAAGACGAGAAGCACTTCGAGGCGCTGTTCCGCCAGCTGGGGCTCAGCGTCGACTGGACCCAGACCTACCGCACCATCTCGGACGATACGATCCGCACGAGCCAGCGGGCGTTCCTGCGCAACCTCGAACGCGGCGAGGCCTACCAGGACCTGGCCCCCACCATGTGGGACATCGACTTCCGCACCGCCATCGCCCAGGCCGAGCTCGAAGAGCGCGAGCAGCCGGCAGCGTTCCACCGTGTGGCGTTCCACAAGACCGACGGCTCGGGCGATGTGCACATCGAGACGACCCGGCCCGAGCTGCTCGCGGCCTGTGTCGCGCTCGTCGCGCACCCCGACGACGAGCGCTACCAGCCGCTGTTCGGCACGACGGTACGCACCCCGCTCTTCGAGGTCGAGGTTCCGGTGCTGGCCCATCCCCTCGCCCAGCCCGACAAGGGCTCGGGCATCGCCATGATCTGCACCTTCGGCGACGTCACCGACATCATCTGGTGGCGCGAGCTGAACCTCCCCAACCGCACCATCCTCGGCCTCGACGGACGCATCGTTCCAGAGGCGCCGGAAGCGATCGAGACGGATGCCGGCACGGCGGCGTACGCGGAACTCGCCGGCAAGACGGTGTTCAGCGCGAAGAAGCGCGTGGTGGAGCTGCTCCAGGAATCCGGCGAGCTCGTCGGCGACCCCAAGCCCTTCACCCACGTCGTGAAGTTCTACGAGAAGGGCGATCGCCCGATGGAGATCGTCTCCACCCGTCAGTGGTACATCCGCAACGGCGCCCGCGACGAGGCGCTGCGCGAGAAGCTCATCACGCTCGGCAAGCAGATGTCGTGGCACCCCGATTTCATGCGCGTGCGCTTCGAAAACTGGACCAACGGCCTCACCGGCGACTGGCTCGTCTCGCGGCAGCGGTTCTTCGGCGTGCCGATCCCCGTCTGGTACGCGCTCGACGAGAACGGCGAGCGTGACTACGACCGCGTCATCACGCCCGACCACGCGTCGCTCCCCGTCGACCCGTCGATCGACGTCCCTCCGGGCTTCAGCGCCGATCAGCGCGGCGTCCCCGGTGGCTTCGAGGGCGAGAACGACATCTTCGACACGTGGGCGACCTCGTCGCTCACGCCGCAGCTCGCCGGCGGCTGGGAGCGCGACCCGGAGCTCTGGAACCTCGTCGCACCGTTCGACATGCGTCCGCAGGGCCAGGACATCATCCGCACGTGGCTCTTCTCGACGCTGCTGCGCAGCGCCCTCGAGGACGACCGGGCGCCGTGGACGGATGCCGCGATCTCGGGCTTCATCGTGGACCCCGACCGCAAGAAGATGTCGAAGTCGAAGGGCAACGTCGTCACCCCGGCCGACATCCTCTCGCAGCACGGCTCGGACGCGGTGAGGTACTGGGCGGCGTCGAGCCGTCTCGGCACCGACGCGGCCTTCGACCCGCAGAACCCGACGCAGGTGAAGATCGGCCGTCGCCTCGCGATCAAGGTGCTCAACGCGGCGAAGTTCGTGCTGTCGTTCCCCGTGCCCGAGGGCGCGCAGGTGACGCACGCGCTGGATGCCTCGATGCTCACGGCGCTGGACGCGGTGGTGCGCGACGCGACCAAGGCGCTGGACGCCTACGACCACGCGCGAGCGCTGGAGCTGACGGAGTCGTTCTTCTGGACGTTCTGCGACGACTACCTCGAGCTGGTCAAGGAGCGCGCCTACAACCAGACCGACGTGGGGCAGGCCTCGGCCGCCCTGGCGCTGCGCATCGCGCTGTCGACGCTCCTGCGGCTGTTCGCCCCGGTGCTCGCGTTCGCGGCGGAGGAGTCGTGGTCGTGGTTCAACGAGGGCTCGGTGCACAATGCGCCGTGGCCCGAGCCGCTCGGCATCGAGGGCGACCCGGCCGTGCTCCGCATCGTCGGCGAGGCGCTGATCGGCGTCCGTCGCGCGAAGACCGAGGCGAAGGTGTCGCAGAAGGCCCAGGTGTCCCACGTCACGATCGGCGCCACCGCCGATGCCATCGCGGCGCTGCGTCTGGCCGAGGGCGACCTGAAGGCCGTCGGTCGCATCGCCGAGATCCGCTACGACGGGGCCGACGCACTGTCGGTCACCGACATCGAGCTCGCACCGCAGGAGGACTGA
- a CDS encoding MFS transporter, whose amino-acid sequence MSESIDTVERTGSPAGRARRVPLGRDFGKLWTAAAFSNLADGVGRVAVPLIATTLTRDPLAISAIGALAFLPWLVFGLPAGMIVDRFDRRWVMAIANGLRGLAAVGLAALTVTGALDIWWLFAGVLVFGLGETLFDNATNSIVPSVVQRPALDRANGWLQAAQITIDSFIASPIGGVLFALSLALPLWVGAAGYLIPIVLAVMLPLSAARPLRAEEPARKSTAPTAEAAVAAGEPLAAADMGAATDTADAAADIDADVEAEEGESEVSASAPSNVSAREALAYLWNHRFLRSMVLFTSIVGCAFAFAQAPVFLYFLDVHHVAPAAIGLVTAGIGLGGLAGSLVAASLVAKFGRGRVMLGANFVAAIGLAGVWAAPEAISATIAYATMAAAVSTWNVPWGALRQRIVPGHLFGRVLGISRTLTWGVFPFATLLGGWVARIDLRLPFLLAAGVTLVASLIAARLLLSASTHNAPED is encoded by the coding sequence ATGAGCGAGAGCATCGACACCGTGGAGCGGACGGGGTCGCCGGCCGGGCGGGCGCGCAGGGTCCCGCTCGGCCGCGACTTCGGCAAGCTGTGGACGGCGGCGGCGTTCAGCAACCTGGCGGACGGGGTCGGCCGCGTCGCCGTTCCGCTGATTGCGACGACGCTCACCCGCGACCCGCTCGCGATCTCTGCGATCGGCGCACTGGCCTTCCTGCCGTGGCTCGTCTTCGGACTGCCGGCGGGCATGATCGTCGACCGGTTCGATCGCCGATGGGTCATGGCGATCGCCAACGGCCTTCGCGGGCTCGCCGCCGTCGGGCTCGCCGCCCTGACGGTGACGGGCGCCCTCGACATCTGGTGGCTGTTCGCCGGCGTGCTCGTGTTCGGCCTCGGTGAGACGCTCTTCGACAACGCGACCAACTCCATCGTGCCGAGCGTGGTGCAGCGCCCCGCGCTGGACCGTGCCAACGGCTGGCTGCAGGCGGCGCAGATCACGATCGACAGCTTCATCGCGTCGCCGATCGGCGGCGTGCTGTTCGCCCTCTCGCTGGCGCTGCCGCTCTGGGTCGGAGCAGCGGGCTACCTCATCCCGATCGTCCTCGCGGTGATGCTGCCGCTGTCGGCGGCGCGCCCGTTGCGGGCAGAGGAGCCGGCACGCAAGAGCACGGCGCCGACGGCGGAGGCCGCGGTGGCCGCGGGCGAGCCGCTCGCCGCGGCCGACATGGGCGCCGCGACCGACACGGCCGACGCCGCCGCCGACATCGACGCCGACGTCGAGGCGGAGGAGGGCGAGTCCGAGGTTTCGGCATCCGCACCCTCGAACGTCTCGGCTCGAGAGGCGCTCGCCTATCTCTGGAACCACCGCTTTCTCCGCTCGATGGTCCTGTTCACCTCGATCGTGGGCTGCGCGTTCGCGTTCGCGCAGGCCCCGGTGTTCCTCTACTTCCTCGATGTGCACCACGTCGCACCGGCCGCCATCGGACTCGTCACCGCCGGCATCGGGCTGGGCGGCCTCGCGGGCTCGCTCGTCGCGGCGTCACTGGTCGCCAAGTTCGGACGCGGCCGGGTGATGCTCGGGGCCAACTTCGTGGCAGCGATCGGGCTCGCGGGAGTGTGGGCGGCGCCCGAGGCGATCTCGGCCACGATCGCGTACGCGACGATGGCTGCGGCGGTCTCGACCTGGAACGTGCCGTGGGGCGCCCTCCGGCAGCGGATCGTGCCCGGGCACCTGTTCGGCCGTGTGCTGGGGATCAGCCGCACGCTGACGTGGGGCGTCTTCCCCTTCGCGACGCTGCTCGGAGGCTGGGTGGCGCGCATCGATCTGCGGCTGCCGTTCCTGCTCGCCGCAGGTGTCACCCTGGTGGCGAGTCTCATCGCGGCGCGACTGCTCCTCTCCGCATCGACGCACAACGCCCCGGAGGACTGA
- a CDS encoding helix-turn-helix domain-containing protein gives MTENEEQQADAAARSEQRHNADRVLDSGALRALAHPLRVRIYDILSQYGPQTASSLAERLGESSGSTSYHLRALAKQDLIREAPDRGTGRERWWERPVGGVSFANPDAMATPAGRAATQVVMNEFLRNRNDQLLEFVNRGIGGEDESWQDGTLISTATARLTPEQSKQLTLRIMAVIDEAVDNYRNQTGENVRPVTIRADVFPLPQLGGQS, from the coding sequence ATGACAGAGAACGAGGAGCAGCAGGCGGATGCCGCGGCCCGAAGCGAACAGCGTCACAACGCGGACCGCGTCCTCGACTCCGGCGCGCTGCGTGCACTCGCTCACCCCCTCCGCGTGAGGATCTACGACATCCTCAGCCAGTACGGCCCGCAGACGGCGAGCTCGCTCGCCGAGCGTCTGGGCGAATCCAGCGGCTCGACCAGCTACCACCTGCGCGCACTCGCCAAGCAGGACCTCATCCGCGAGGCGCCTGACCGCGGCACCGGTCGCGAGCGCTGGTGGGAGCGTCCGGTGGGGGGCGTGTCGTTCGCCAACCCCGACGCGATGGCCACGCCGGCCGGCCGTGCCGCGACCCAGGTGGTGATGAACGAGTTCCTCCGCAACCGGAACGATCAGCTGCTCGAGTTCGTCAACCGGGGGATCGGCGGAGAGGACGAGTCCTGGCAGGACGGCACCCTCATCTCCACGGCCACCGCGCGACTCACACCCGAGCAGAGCAAGCAGCTGACTCTCCGGATCATGGCCGTGATCGACGAGGCCGTGGACAACTACCGCAATCAGACCGGCGAGAACGTACGCCCCGTCACCATCCGGGCCGACGTCTTCCCGCTTCCGCAACTAGGAGGACAGTCATGA